CCATGACTAACAGAGATAAACAGAAATTTTATCTAAACAGAGCCTAAACTAGTGGGCCgagataaaaataaactaaaactccAGTATACATCTCAGCAATAACTTCTCAAACTTAGTCCTGCAACTTCTCAAACTTAGTCCTGCATCTAACATGTGTTTAGAGTCAATTTTCAGCACTGCCACCCAGTCTGTCTCGcccttttggtttttcctttacCTACTGAActggcttcttcctttgcctcatATTGGCCAGATGCAAAGAACCTGGCCTGTAGCTCCCTTTCCAGATCCTTTTCAtaatcttcctcctcttcctcaactTCATACTCATCACCATAGTTGTCATTTTCTtcatcctcctcatcctcatcctcgtCGTCACCATCATCCTCGTCTTCATCGTcatcgtcgtcgtcgtcgtcatcatcatcatcatcactgttaCTGCTGGAATCACTGGACATCTCCCGAAGCATACCATATTCTATTGGTtttaaggaagagaggaaggcgAAACTATctgaatcttttctattttttaaatattttatttatttattcatgagagacagagagagtcagataCACAGGCTGCTTctcacagagaagcaggctcttttgcaggagcccaatgtgggactccatcctggaccccagagtcaggccctgagtcaaaggcagacgcttaaccgctgagccaccctggcatccctatCTCAATCTTTTCAAATGACTCCCACTCTAGCTGCAATTATCCTCCTTCCCCTCAAATTCACCAGAAAccaatgcattttataaataattttctcgAAGGAAGATTATTCTCAGGATtcccgggtggctctgcggtttagcgcctgcattcggcccagggcgtgatcctggagacccaggatcaagtcccacatcaggctccctgcctggagtctgcttctccctctgcctgtgtctctgcctctctctctctctgtctctgtctctctctctctctctctctctcctggagtctgcttctccctctgcctgtgtctctgcctctctctctctctctctgtgcgtctgtcatgaataaataaataaaatcttaaaaaaaaaagattattctctTCCCAGAACAATGAGGGAACTAAATGCAAAACACtaacattcattcatgtattcaatgATCAAGAGATTTAGAGTATCTAAGAGCCCAGAGGCATTTAGAATACCAGCGATGGATGAAATGACAAAGGCCTCCTTTTTCTGTGATTGGCCAGTGAGTCTATGGAGAATGGCTTTTCACACAGTCAACACCTGTCCTCTCTGAAGCTCTTattttgctgctataaacctaCCTGACAAGATATGACCCTGCATATAGTCACTTAGCCCTGGGGACATTGCAAAACCCGGGATGGAGCCTTGACTTTCAATTTCCTTGGTTTCATCTTCAGCAATGACTTCCCATCCTGAAAGGTAGGGCAATCAAGGAACAAgtacaaagaaagaagaaggcacagttggaaaggaagaggcaaaaaaaaaaaaaaaaaaaaaaaggaaaggaagaggcacTCTGGCTGAAAATGCTATTTAATTTAGTCCAAATTCTATCTGGATTCCTAGTATGAAGAAGTACCTTATATTGAGTCACGCATGTAAATACATTTCTATCCTGTGAGTTTACTGTTCCTAGCTAGGAAGTAACATTTCCCAAAATCCTAAGTTTTACACATCAACAATTGCACACAAATACGTGAGGACTTGTCAGCAAGTGCATACGGGCTGGAACAGACAACACAGAAAATATTTAGTATGAAAGGATACGAGCACTGACAGCTTCAGCATCTGAACACAAGAgtctttttacttccttttccacATCAGGAGATTCAATGTACTGAACCAAAGTGGGGGAAGGCGGGATACCAGTAAGGTCATTTAACATCCTGTGTTTTCCAGGAATGTCCTTGTCCTACATACAAATGAATTCAAATAATTAGGCTCTTCAATATACATCCAACCAAATTTCTACTTTAAGCAATGCTATTTACGAAAGAATCTTTATACCCACCAGGGTCTAGGGTTTTTGTAGTAAACTTTTTTTCACCATTCAAACAAATTACTTGATACATTTAATCTTTTCAATCTGCAATTCTGTGTTAAAGACCTCTCTCAGAGGCACAACCTTAGGTCTCAGTTATTAATTACTTGCCCTTATCCATATTGGCAAAGAACTACAATTCCTTATTTGTTCTTTAGAAGTAATTTCGCCTAACGATCCAAATTCCCAGGGTTTACTTCTTCACATCTTTATTGTTACAGATTTTCCTATAAAAACTGGGTCTTAGCTACATGTTCtcctttaaatacaattttagacAATTATCTCCACAGCAACCAATTCGTCATGCCACAAATAGAAATTAGAACTTTGCAGGGGGGAACAAGCAATTGCAAACAACTGCTGGTAAAAGCAAACACTGGCTTCCaagaaatggcttttaaaataagtatcagAGAAAAAAGCAGATTGGAATATACAGTCACTAGCCAAATTGTATCTTTTCCTCTAGGAGTTATCACACATTGAACAATGAATCCATTTTTCAATTAATCCAATTCATCTTACATGTATGGCAGTGGCAGATGAGAAGGAAGGCTTAAAAATAACCTTTATGATTTCTTTGATTTGCTTCAAAGTAATAAGCTATTGAGGAAAACATACTAAGGGTAAACAGTAAAGTTATATGATGATTGCTCTACCTCAGGAAAGCTGATTTCTTCAATTTGTTTGAAATCAATGAGCtatgaaataaaacacaataaacaGTGAAGTTATATTATGATTTTCTACTTGATTAAAGCTTAAAGAATtctaaaagtattctttttttttaaaagtattcttaaCTTAGTTTTACATttagcaggcactcaataaatgttgttgaCCAACATTATAAAAGCCAAGGCAACTGTGTTCATAGACTGATTCAACATGGTAAAGCTGTCAATTCTccccccaaattgatctatatataggtttaatgcaattcctaccaAAATTCTAACACGGTTTTCCATAGACATAGAAAACTttttcttggggcatctgggtggctcagtggttgagcatttgccttcggctcaggtcgtgatcctggggtcctgggttcgagttctgaattgggcttcccgcagggagcctgcttctccctctgcctatgtctctgtctctctctgtgcatttcccatgaaaaaattttttaaatcttgaaaaactTTTTCTAAACTTcaaacttattctaaaatttatgtggaaaggTAAAGGCTCTAGAATGgctaaagcaatcttgacaaagaaaaataaagtaggaacAGCCTTCCTGGTTTCAAGACTTCTTATATAGCAACACTGTGATATCAGTAGAAGGATCAACATAcggatcaacagaacagaatagggAAACCAGAAACAGACATGCACGAATATGCCCAAGTGCTTTTTGACAAGgtgcaaaggcaatacaatggaggaaagatagtcttttaaacaaatattgcTAGAGCAATTGGATgtgaaaaatgcaagaaaaaaatgaaccttgaattaggggcacctgggtggctcaactggttaagcatctgctttcagctcaggtcatgatcctggggtcctgctccaagggaagcctgtttctccctctcccccccttaCATaggtgcgtgctctctctctctgtctcaaataaattaataaagtattttaaaaaacgaACCTTGGACTAAAACCTACACCTTTTACAAAATTTAGCTCAAAAATGGATTGCTggcttaaatataaaatgtaaaatttgtagaaaaaaagaaatagaaaatcctcaGGATCTGGgctaggcaaagagttcttaaaCTTGACACAAAGGGAagatccttaaaaagaaaagtcaatacaatggacttaaacaaaaaaaactttcactctttgaaAGAACctgtggagaaaatgaaaagataagctatagactaggagaaaatatttgcaaatttctacatatctgacaaaggactagtaTTTGGAATATTAAAAgagctcttaaaactcaataataagaaatccatctagaaaatgggcaaaaggcatgaacagatatttcactgAAGTGCAATATATGGATGGCAAAAAAACATATGAGAAGATGTTtgacatcattagccatcagggaaatgcaaattaataccacaatgagatcactacatatcagaatggctaaaaaaaaaaaaaactagtgacaAATACCTAAttctggtgaggatgcagagtaACTGGATCACATGCACACTGCTGGTGCGAATATATAATGTTACAGCGACTTTGGAAATAGTatagtagtttcttataaaattaatcgTTCAaagggcacctgcatggcacagtaggttaagcatctgactcgacttcgattcaggtcatgatctcagggttgtgagatcaagccctacgttgggctctgcactgggcatggaacctgcttaagattctctttcttggggcacctgggtggtgcagtcatttgagcatccaacccctggttttggctcaggtcatgatctcctgcattgtgggattgagcccagcatctggctctgtgcttagtttctgcttgagtctctctctccctctccctctgctactccctcttCCACCTGCACTccacctgctctctccctctaaatacataaataaagcttttttaaaaaaagagatcctctctccttctgtccctcctcctctctgaaaactaaactaaactaaactttCAAGTACCATACGACCCAGCAATCTCACTCCTGGGCATATATCCCAAAGatatgaaaacttatgttcacacaaaaacctgcttgaaattttatttacaggggatccctgggtggcgcagtggtttggcgcctgcctttggcccggggcgcgatcctggagacccgggatcgaatcccacgtcaggctcccggtgcatggagcctgtttctccctctgcctgtgtctctgcctctctctctccctctgtgactatcataaataaaataaaaaaaaaattaaaaaaaaaaaagaaattttatttacaacagtagaaaactgaaaacaacccagatgtccttcaatgggTGAACAATTAAACAAGCTGTGGGACATCCATATGACAGACTACTACTCAGCAATGACAGGAATCAGCTATTGACGCGTGCAACAACTTGCACAAATCTTAAGGGAACTATGTTGAGTGGGAAAAAAGCCAGTATTAAGGGttacatattgcatgattccatttatatgacattctgaaaatgaCAGCATTACAGAGATGGAGAACATAACAGTGACTGCCAGAGGTTAGAGACTGGGGGAGTGGGGTATAAGGAAGATGAGTGTGACTATAAACGggtaatggggcacctgggtggctcagttggttgagcgtccgactctttgtttcggctgaggtcataatctcagggtcttgagatcaagccctgtgctgggctccacgctcagtggggagtctgcttgaagatttttttccttctgcccctccccccatttactctctgtctaaaataaacacatcttttaaaaaatcttttaaaaaaagagcgaGATGAGGGATCCTTGTGGTGACAGAACTACATAGTATTTTGACTGTGTAGGTGCCCACAAACATACACATGGGATAAAACTGCACagaactaaatacacacacaagtaAAACTGGAGAAATGTGAATAAGATTGGTGAATTATATAATATCAATTTCCTGTTTGTGATAATGAACTGTAGTCTTGCAAAAAGTTACAATGGGGAAAACAGGTTAAAGGGGACATGgtatctcttttatttcttacaactgcttGTGAacctacaattatttcaaaattaagttaattaaaaaataagccaagcCACAATACTCCTATAGCTTGCTCTAGGTTCTACAAGTCTGAGATAAGGTTAGGAATATAACCACAGTTCTCAATTCCCAGGTTCTAGATGGGTTCACTTTAAAACTAGATCTTGcaattgaaaactgaaaacattagCAGAAGTTTCAAATTCATGACACATCCAGATCCCTAAATGATCAGGTCTGTTTTTGTTAGTATATCGTCCCAATTGCTaccacacagtgcctggcatttaggGATACACAATGAATGTTTATCaaacatataaatgaatgaacaaattaatcCCCAACTGAttgtctccctttcctccccGCCCATAATCCTCTTCCAATCTACCCACTAGACACTGAAATAGCATGCAACtaaccttttttgttgttttgcggAACCTTTTCTTTCTGACATTCTTAAGTGGTGGAGTaactaaaataaattcaacatggTGAAATGCATATATGACTGTTAGTAGTCACATTCTATCTGAATTTGATAAAGAGAAAGGTCATGCTATAAGCCACTGGCTCATGACATGACCTGTTCCTTTAAAAGTGTCTGGATGCCTAATGAACCAAACACCTAAGTGTGGTAACAGGTCCCTGGATCACAAGTAATTAGGATTTAGCAGATAAATGTAGTCAGCCAGAATGAGCAAGGGGCCAGTGACTTACTGCCATGCttccagatatattttttctgtctctctttttcacttttcctgATTGCTTTGAGATCAGTAGAAGTAACTGGTTCTTCCGGAGAAGACTGGAGCTCAGCACCAGGAGTGCACACAAGCATCTAAATTTAGCAAAGATAAAGAAGTTGACTTTGGGCCACAAATTTTGGATTAGTTATGAATCACAATCATCTTTACTACCAGAAATCCTGGAGCATAGAAATAAAGAGACTGTTAACTTGACGTTTCCAGAAAACCAAGTATTAATATACATGCCtattcattctctctgtctcagcAGCATTGTATATggattctgtgttttgtttttgtttgttttagttcaaATTCTTACCACTGCAGAGGAaacatgttaaaaacaaacatatcttAGCATTTTGATTTAAAGACAAACAGGAAATCAACAATTAAGATgatgaaaagaacaaatataaatttctagAGTTAACAGCATCTTGCTTTAGCAGAAAGTTCAGAAGAAGATCCCAGATCCTCATTTTTTCAGGTGaaaatcattacaaatggcaaacaTAAACCTTTTTTATCTAAAAGCTATTTGGATAAAATTAAACAGTCAAAAGTTATGGATCAAACACCAAACCAGAACATGCCTTTGTATTCCTGTGCAATTGAGCTGGAATTAGAAATGATAAGCAGCCATTCACCAAGTGGGAAGGAGCACTGAAAGAGAGTAGGGAGAAAGGGACTCCTCAAAGGGTATAAGGGCTAGTAGATTAAGAAAACTCATTCATACCTGAGAAATATCTGctgttttataaaaagtttttttatcaACAGTTTTCAGACTTCCAATAACACATGGCAAATCAACCAGCTTTGCGGCTAGTGAGATTTCTTCTACCTCAACAATTGCATGACGTCCGTCAGCTGAAGAGAGGTAGGAAAAATTAAAGTTAACATCTTCCCAGTGCATTCCTAAGCTTCCTGGGATTTGAGTAATGAAGACTTAAGTGGGACAGCCTAGTCTTTCAGCGAAACCTACTATCTCTCATAATGCTAGAATTGTGTATGTAATTAGTAACTTCCCAGAGAAAAGAAGGCAGGGTATATGTTTATGCTGCTTGATCAAAAGCAGCTAAGTTTCTTTGTAATCACTGTGAACTAAATGAGGATGAAGTGGTGTTTCATTCTCCTCCTGAAAGGCAAACTCCATGCAAGCCCATTCATTTTGACACCATTAGAAGCACTCACTTATGTCATTGTACCTGGATATTTTCAAAGGATCAAGCGAAGAAAGGGTTGATCTCAGAATAGTGCTAGTAAAACTGAAGTTATAATCTCCACAAAGATAAGATTCTACACAATATCCATGCACcgtaggaatatatatatattcagatacTGACAACTCTGACTCCTGCCCAGATGTCTCAAATATgaatgtcctttttattttattttttttgaatgtcCTTTTTAACACGAGAGGATTCAAGTGTAATCTtctaatattaaatgaaaaagaaaaatgcagaatgaTGTTGGACATGACTCATTTTGTGTCTTTAATTCTTTAAGGAACCTTTAAAGATATAGACGATTTAAATGTTGGTTGtgcataaaaattttatatgtaaggAAACATGAGGAGAAAGTTATTATTAGTTACCTTTGGCATTAATGCTGGGGCATTGCAAAGGAGAGTTTCACTCTTCTTTttgaacttttgttttatttaaattttctaactATGAACTtgtattacctttttaaaaatgtcaataagGGCTACCTGAATGATGGTATTATaggtcattttaaattttcttctttatgtacttctctgtatttaaaacacctaatagggatccctgggtggcgcagcggtttagcgcctgcctttggcccagggcgcgatcctggagacccgggatcgaatcccacgtcgggctcccagtgcatggagcctgcttctccctctgcctatgtctctgcctctctctctctgtgactatcataaataaataaaagttaacaaaaaaattaaaaaaaaaaacaaacacctaatAAATATCattcaaaagagaaagatatGTCACTTTCATAAACAAAGAACAGTACATTCATTTGTCATTCCCCTGGACAGTCAGAAGTCACAAAGCTTGTACGTAGGAGACAAAAATCAGGATACAAATTGCATAGTCAACTCCCATGTTTTTCCTTATACATACTATAATAATTACctcaaaatacataatttctagTTCTTTTCCTCAAAGAAGAAGATACGAGAATGAGTTAAGCCTGTCTTAGAGTCTTTCAAGGCAGAGACCATATCCTGTTCTTTGCTACACCCTTAGTATCTagtatagtgtctggcacatggcaaTCCCATAATAAGTTACTGTTCAATGTATGGTAAATGGATATTAACTACTTACAAGATAAGTCAATTTTTAGTTTATCCTTCATGGCAACACTTCTGGAATGTACTATCTTCCTGACAGTAGATGCATGTTCCTAAAAAGGAGGTAGATTGAAAAATCAGAAGGATGAATTGTCTACTTGGCAACTAATAGATGTGTCACAGACAAGTCCTCTCTTAAACTAAATCTTAAACCTCCCAAATGTTAAGAATAATGCCATGCACTATGACATACTGTGCACTAAGTCAAGTTGGGGTGAGGCTGACTAACCTCATTGTTGTTTCTTAGCTACAGttaatgcctttttctttttttttttaatgcctttttctAGCTCTACATTCCTGCGTCTCACTGCTGCCCTTCAGTTGTTGCTAAGGAAAGGCTTAGCTGCAGTTTACTGGGTATATTAAGTAGCTCTAATTGGGAAAATACCTTTTTGAAACCTGTTTTTAATATAGCGTTCTTAGACTAAATACTACTTGAATGCAGGTATCAAAGGGAGAAGAGACACTAACACAATGTTAAGATGAGCTTCAAGAGCCTTGCATGGTGATGAATTTGAGGAAATAGTGATGGTCCCCCTTTAATTGCCCTTTTTGAGGTGACAGAAAGGATTTTAGAAGAGTCTTATCTTGGCTGTCCAGTGAACAGACTGTTAGCACCTCTGGTAAGTGACTGAATCCCTCACTGTCACAGCTGTTTGTCAGGAAATCAGCCTACATGATAGGCAGCATGTAcaagatgaaagaaattcagCTAAAAGAGTACACACTAGGGTAGGACTGTTTAATAGAACACGATTCCTGGGAAACAAATGTTCTTAGTTTTTATAGCATACCTTAAATAGAAATGCTACAGAATCCAAGCAGAacttatatgcaactgatgaattattgaacactacatctgaaactaatgatgtactatatgttggctagttgaatttaaattaaaaaagaaaggatccaAGCAGAGCTAATGCATATGTACTAAAGATATTTGGTCTGAGATACAAGGGTTTCTTACCAGAGGCAGACGCAGTATAAACTGGTTCTCAAGTTCGTGAGGAGGTTCATCCTGGGTTTTACTCATCTCTGTTTGTGAGTtcatgaaagcaaaaacaaaatcgACAGTGACCAAAAACTCATCTTGCTCCCTCTGCTGACCACTTCTGGTAGTACTGGTTACATTATACAAGATCTAGCCCATAATCCTCACTGGAACGATGCTTGCACACCTTGAAGTACCTTATTTGACATAACTTGATTATTTCTAAAAGTCATCTTATATCCCTTCCAATATATATGCACGTTTTCCAAGGATAGCCCAAATTACATGATAACCAATGAAGTAACAGCTGTTAGGAAACATGATTTAGTCGTCTTAATATTCTTAGACCCTTAGGTAAAGGACCACAATTCATCAACACAGTGGTGGCTACTGAAGCAAACTACATGCCTCTATAGGGAAGAGTGCCAACCAAAGGCCAAAATCATCCAAAACCACTGGCAGAAATGTTCTATGATGATTTGAAGAGAACagcttaatttttaatatttcattcacCTTAATGGATTGGTAGGAATTAAGCTAGTGGGAGAGCAGGTAGCTTTTACAACTCTAAAGTCAGCATCAACGGCTCTGAGCTACCTTGGAGAAAAGTCAGGAGTCCCGTTCTTATGGCTAGGCCATCTATATGAGCACACTTAAGTTCACAGAATAAACCCTTTCTTGAAGggataatatgaaatattataaaaccCAATTAATGAATTCATTATTAACACTTATTGTGTACATTCTATATGCTAGGAACTTCACTGAGTGCATTTGGTCtgttatttcatttagttctcacaACCACCACTTACTTGAAATACTCCAAAAGTTATATAAaggaatatttcaaaaacaaaacaaaacaaaaaaaccccaaaaaacaaccTTTTGTAAAGTGAATAATCTCATCAAcgttcatctttatttttaatctaatttccACCTATTTGGGATATATCTGTAAGTGGCTTGCATGTTGGATTTTAGGGTTCACACTGCTGAGGAAATTTTTTCTCACAGGGTGGAAAGAAAGTGCTATATGAAACCTGACAAGGTCTTCCTATGctttaaggacattatgctataCACCACGTTATAAAATCTTATACCTTAAATTAGATTAAAATCTCCAGATAGTCACAGCTCCTAATACTCTGTAAACCATTTGAATCTCACTTAAAAGCATTGAAAtcgtttttaaaaacacatacaagTGAGTCTGAGACCCTATTATGGTGAAATCATTCACCAGTCCTTTAATATGACTTCAGAAACTACCAGAAACGCatagaaagcaagagagaggtCAGCAGTGGAAAAGGAGACACccaggatgagagagagagagattatttgtgatagtcatttcttctcttcctgcttcaTAGAattatatcatctatctatctatttatctatctatctaaatacAATACAGAAACTGAACGTaaacataagggaaaaaattaattaaaataaatgaaattaaaaatcttggAGCTGGGCACATTGCTTAACAGAATGAAAAGTAGCAAATACAACATTGGGGGCAGAAATACAGATTATTTGAAGAACTAGCTGCTAAGCAAGATTTTATCA
The window above is part of the Vulpes lagopus strain Blue_001 chromosome X, ASM1834538v1, whole genome shotgun sequence genome. Proteins encoded here:
- the TAF7L gene encoding transcription initiation factor TFIID subunit 7-like produces the protein MSKTQDEPPHELENQFILRLPLEHASTVRKIVHSRSVAMKDKLKIDLSSDGRHAIVEVEEISLAAKLVDLPCVIGSLKTVDKKTFYKTADISQMLVCTPGAELQSSPEEPVTSTDLKAIRKSEKERQKKYIWKHGITPPLKNVRKKRFRKTTKKLIDFKQIEEISFPEYIESPDVEKEVKRLLCSDAEAVSARWEVIAEDETKEIESQGSIPGFAMSPGLSDYMQGHILSEYGMLREMSSDSSSNSDDDDDDDDDDDDDEDEDDGDDEDEDEEDEENDNYGDEYEVEEEEEDYEKDLERELQARFFASGQYEAKEEASSVVMDIQKQIHYMERKLQEIQCKAQRQKDLIMKVENLTLKNHLQSMLEQLQLQEIQKNEQLISLREQLKYFLEK